One genomic region from Prevotella sp. Rep29 encodes:
- a CDS encoding 5-fold beta-flower protein: MRRKLFLMMVLSAFLSVGATAQTVRNASNATIGKIETNGTVRNSSNAMIGRIESNGTVRNSSNAMIGRIESDGTVRNGSNAMIGRIERDGTVRNGSNAMIGRVESDGTVRNSSNATIGYARGIKKEWAAVFFFFGMF; this comes from the coding sequence ATGAGAAGAAAACTGTTTTTAATGATGGTGTTGTCGGCGTTCCTGTCGGTAGGAGCGACGGCACAGACGGTGCGCAACGCATCGAACGCAACGATAGGGAAAATCGAGACTAACGGGACAGTGCGCAACAGTTCAAATGCCATGATAGGAAGGATTGAAAGTAACGGGACAGTGCGCAACAGTTCAAATGCCATGATAGGAAGGATTGAGAGCGACGGAACGGTGCGTAACGGTTCAAACGCGATGATAGGAAGGATTGAGAGAGACGGGACTGTCCGCAACGGTTCAAACGCGATGATAGGAAGAGTCGAGAGCGACGGGACGGTGCGCAACAGTTCAAACGCCACCATTGGATATGCGCGGGGAATAAAGAAAGAGTGGGCGGCAGTCTTCTTCTTTTTCGGGATGTTTTAA
- the asnS gene encoding asparagine--tRNA ligase produces METICRTKVKDVLKRTDYGSIVNVRGWVRTHRSSKAVDFIALNDGSTIHNVQIVVDPSKFDENMLKQITTGACVTATGELVESQGSGQSVEIQCHELEIYGTCGSDYPMQKKGQSFEYMRQHAHMRLRTNTFGAVMRIRHNMAMAIHTYFHEHGFFYFHSPIITASDCEGAGNMFQVTTKNLYDLKKGDDGKIVYDDDFFGEQTSLTVSGQLEGELGATALGAIYTFGPTFRAENSNTPRHLAEFWMIEPEVAFIDQQELMDLEEDFIKYCVKWALDNCKDDLEFLNKMIDKTLLQRLEGVLKETFVRLPYTEGINILQEAMKNGKKFEFPCNWGDDLASEHERYLVEEHFKKPVIMTDYPREFKSFYMKQNEPTTDGGSIGYKGAVAPGPTMQGTDVLFPQIGEIIGGSVREESYDKLMSEVERRKMDTTHLWWYMDTRRFGTCPHGGFGLGFERLILFVTGMQNIRDVIPFPRTPNNAEF; encoded by the coding sequence ATGGAAACAATTTGTAGAACAAAAGTAAAGGACGTCCTGAAAAGAACAGACTACGGAAGTATCGTCAACGTAAGAGGATGGGTCCGCACACATCGTAGCAGTAAGGCAGTTGACTTCATCGCCCTGAACGACGGCTCGACCATCCACAACGTGCAGATAGTCGTTGACCCATCGAAATTTGACGAGAATATGCTCAAGCAAATCACGACGGGAGCATGCGTTACCGCAACGGGCGAACTGGTTGAGAGTCAGGGTTCCGGTCAGAGCGTGGAGATACAATGCCACGAGCTGGAAATCTATGGCACTTGCGGAAGTGACTATCCGATGCAGAAGAAAGGGCAGAGCTTCGAATATATGCGTCAGCATGCCCACATGCGTCTGCGTACCAATACCTTCGGAGCAGTGATGCGCATCCGTCATAACATGGCAATGGCTATTCACACCTACTTCCATGAACACGGATTCTTCTATTTCCATTCGCCCATCATCACAGCCAGTGACTGTGAGGGTGCAGGAAACATGTTCCAGGTGACGACGAAGAACCTCTATGACCTGAAGAAAGGTGACGACGGGAAGATTGTCTATGACGATGACTTCTTCGGCGAGCAGACATCGCTGACCGTCAGCGGACAGCTGGAGGGCGAGCTCGGTGCAACGGCACTCGGAGCCATCTATACCTTCGGACCGACATTCCGCGCGGAGAACAGCAACACACCGCGCCACTTGGCAGAGTTCTGGATGATTGAGCCGGAGGTGGCGTTCATCGACCAGCAGGAGCTGATGGACCTGGAAGAGGATTTCATCAAGTATTGCGTGAAATGGGCGCTCGATAACTGTAAGGACGACCTGGAATTCCTCAATAAGATGATTGACAAGACACTCCTCCAACGCTTGGAGGGTGTGCTCAAGGAAACGTTCGTGCGTCTCCCCTATACCGAAGGAATCAATATTCTGCAGGAGGCAATGAAGAACGGCAAGAAGTTTGAGTTCCCCTGCAACTGGGGCGATGACCTTGCCAGTGAGCACGAGCGCTATCTGGTGGAGGAACATTTCAAGAAACCAGTCATCATGACCGACTATCCGCGAGAGTTCAAGTCGTTCTATATGAAGCAGAACGAGCCGACAACCGACGGTGGCTCGATAGGTTACAAAGGGGCAGTAGCTCCCGGACCGACCATGCAAGGAACAGACGTGCTCTTCCCGCAAATCGGCGAAATCATCGGTGGCTCGGTGCGTGAGGAAAGTTATGACAAACTGATGAGCGAAGTGGAGCGCCGGAAGATGGATACCACTCATTTGTGGTGGTATATGGACACACGGCGGTTCGGCACCTGCCCGCATGGCGGATTCGGACTTGGCTTCGAGCGTCTGATACTGTTTGTGACGGGTATGCAGAATATTCGCGACGTCATTCCGTTCCCAAGAACGCCGAACAATGCGGAGTTTTAG
- the purB gene encoding adenylosuccinate lyase, with translation MKMEDLTAISPIDGRYRSKVEPLANYFSEYALVRYRVQVEIEYFIALCELPLPQLSTFDHSLFGDLRHIYKDFSVDDARRVKEIEQTTNHDVKAVEYFIKERFDTIGGLDAYKEFIHFGLTSQDINNTSVPLSVKDALNEVYLPQVEELTACLQSLAEEWKDIPMLARTHGQPASPTRLGKEVMVYVYRLKTQLAQLRACPISGKFGGATGNFNAHHVAYPQYDWSAFSNKFLSERLGIEREEYTTQISNYDNLGALFDALRRVNTIILDLDRDFWMYISEDYFKQKIKAGEVGSSAMPHKVNPIDFENSEGNLGIANALFQFLAQKLPVSRLQRDLTDSTVLRNVGVPLGHTLIAIQSTLKGLRKLILNEEQVAADLDNTWAVVAEAIQTILRREGYPKPYEALKALTRTHAKMTEQAIHEFIDTLNVSGEVKAELKAITPHNYTGIR, from the coding sequence ATGAAAATGGAGGATTTAACAGCAATTTCGCCCATCGACGGCCGTTATCGTAGTAAAGTAGAGCCATTGGCAAACTATTTTTCGGAATATGCCCTTGTCCGGTATCGTGTTCAGGTGGAGATAGAATATTTCATTGCCTTGTGCGAATTGCCGTTGCCTCAGCTTTCCACATTCGACCACAGTCTGTTTGGCGACCTGCGCCATATTTATAAGGACTTTTCGGTGGATGATGCCCGTCGTGTGAAGGAGATAGAACAGACGACGAATCACGACGTGAAAGCCGTTGAATATTTCATCAAGGAGCGTTTTGACACCATCGGCGGACTGGATGCCTACAAGGAGTTTATCCACTTCGGACTGACCTCGCAGGACATCAACAACACGAGCGTGCCACTGTCAGTGAAAGATGCCTTGAACGAGGTGTATCTGCCACAGGTGGAAGAGCTGACAGCCTGTCTGCAGAGTCTTGCCGAGGAGTGGAAAGACATCCCGATGCTGGCGCGGACACACGGTCAGCCGGCATCTCCGACGCGGCTCGGCAAGGAAGTGATGGTGTATGTCTATCGCCTGAAGACCCAGTTGGCACAGTTGCGTGCGTGTCCGATTTCCGGGAAGTTCGGCGGTGCGACCGGTAACTTCAACGCCCACCACGTGGCATATCCGCAATATGACTGGAGCGCATTCTCCAACAAGTTTCTCAGTGAGCGGTTAGGCATTGAGCGCGAGGAATATACTACGCAAATCAGCAATTACGACAATCTGGGCGCATTGTTCGACGCTCTGCGCCGTGTCAACACAATCATCCTCGACCTCGACCGTGACTTCTGGATGTATATCTCAGAAGACTATTTCAAACAGAAAATCAAGGCAGGCGAGGTGGGTTCAAGTGCGATGCCGCACAAGGTGAATCCGATAGATTTCGAAAATTCGGAAGGCAATCTCGGAATAGCCAACGCCCTGTTCCAGTTCCTTGCCCAGAAATTGCCGGTGAGCCGTCTGCAGCGCGACCTTACCGACTCGACCGTGCTGCGCAATGTGGGCGTTCCGTTGGGACACACGCTGATTGCGATACAAAGCACGCTGAAAGGACTTCGCAAACTGATTCTCAACGAAGAGCAGGTGGCAGCCGACTTGGATAACACATGGGCAGTCGTGGCAGAAGCCATCCAGACCATCCTGCGGAGAGAAGGCTACCCGAAGCCCTACGAGGCACTGAAAGCACTGACACGCACCCATGCGAAGATGACGGAACAGGCGATACATGAATTCATAGACACGCTGAACGTGAGCGGTGAGGTGAAGGCAGAACTGAAAGCAATCACCCCGCACAACTATACAGGAATCAGATAG
- the pepD gene encoding beta-Ala-His dipeptidase translates to MCTTKRVFEIFKQLNAVPRPSHHEEKVADFLCDFAKRLGLEYDRDEQNCVVIRKPATPGCEGATPIVILNHMDMVCVGMDDPLHTPIEAYEENGWMKARGTSLGADNGIGLSMALAVLEDKNIVHGPLEVMTTTNEEDGMSGAAHLSPDFIKGRKVINLDSEDYNTITTGAAGAYLQFHRIPFHRQAAPGGKRRWYRLRIEGGQGGHSGVDINKGRASAVVLTWALLAAIYNDYDFDVASIQVGEANASIASTAEVVVCVPSGEAAEFVKAQQDCLNQWIREEYGENDPGVHCVIEKCEKQDTVIERKAMEALMLCLEQVPQGVVKMSETMEGTVETSNNVGRIVTESDHLFVSTHTRSFIDADMIALGEEIKKVFGENGGSSELIMSAPAWQENQHSDFINMVSDTFNDVLGWHPHKVAMHFVLEAGFFVQKYPGIEMASIGPRIVEPHSTNERVELSTIDDIWKVFLELLRRLAE, encoded by the coding sequence ATGTGTACAACAAAACGCGTTTTTGAGATTTTCAAACAGTTGAATGCGGTGCCCCGTCCGTCGCACCACGAGGAGAAAGTGGCAGACTTTCTGTGTGACTTTGCCAAGCGGCTGGGGCTGGAATATGATCGCGACGAGCAGAACTGCGTAGTGATTAGAAAGCCGGCGACACCCGGTTGCGAGGGAGCGACCCCTATCGTGATACTGAACCACATGGATATGGTGTGCGTGGGGATGGACGACCCGCTCCATACACCCATCGAGGCATACGAGGAAAATGGCTGGATGAAGGCGCGCGGCACGTCGCTCGGCGCCGACAACGGCATCGGTCTGTCGATGGCGCTGGCAGTGCTGGAAGACAAGAATATCGTGCACGGACCGCTCGAGGTGATGACGACCACGAACGAGGAGGACGGCATGTCGGGAGCAGCCCACCTCTCCCCGGATTTCATCAAAGGGCGGAAGGTGATTAACCTCGATTCGGAAGACTACAACACCATCACGACAGGGGCGGCAGGCGCTTACCTGCAGTTCCACCGCATCCCCTTCCACCGTCAAGCGGCACCGGGAGGCAAACGGCGGTGGTACCGGCTGCGCATCGAAGGCGGACAGGGCGGACACTCGGGCGTGGACATCAACAAGGGACGGGCGAGTGCCGTCGTGCTGACGTGGGCGCTTCTGGCAGCGATATACAACGACTACGACTTCGACGTGGCGTCGATTCAGGTGGGCGAGGCAAATGCGTCCATCGCCTCGACGGCAGAAGTGGTGGTGTGTGTGCCCTCCGGCGAGGCGGCAGAGTTTGTCAAGGCGCAACAAGACTGTCTGAACCAATGGATTCGGGAAGAATACGGCGAGAACGACCCCGGTGTGCACTGCGTGATAGAGAAATGTGAGAAGCAAGACACCGTCATCGAGCGGAAGGCGATGGAGGCACTGATGCTCTGTCTGGAACAGGTTCCGCAGGGCGTGGTGAAGATGAGCGAGACGATGGAAGGGACGGTGGAGACATCGAACAACGTGGGGCGAATCGTTACGGAAAGCGACCACCTGTTCGTATCGACCCACACGCGGAGTTTCATCGATGCCGACATGATTGCCTTGGGAGAAGAGATTAAGAAGGTGTTCGGCGAGAACGGCGGGAGTTCGGAACTCATCATGTCGGCACCGGCATGGCAGGAGAACCAACACTCCGACTTCATCAATATGGTTTCAGACACGTTCAACGACGTGCTGGGATGGCATCCGCACAAGGTAGCCATGCATTTCGTGCTCGAAGCCGGCTTCTTCGTGCAGAAATATCCAGGCATAGAGATGGCGAGCATCGGTCCGCGCATCGTCGAGCCCCATTCAACCAACGAACGTGTGGAGCTGTCAACGATTGACGACATCTGGAAGGTGTTCCTCGAATTGCTGAGAAGGTTGGCTGAATGA
- a CDS encoding pseudouridine synthase has protein sequence MSDQELKNDALSNEQYASSREDHAEGGQMPGYRKVGRTQRPRIQAQRTYNTERPTFQNDHDGFRPEGFGAGLQSSGSQRPYRPRMNPNTSYQGYGQRQQGGYRPHHSQSEQGYQPRQGGFRPRYSQGEQGYQPRQGGYRPRYNQGEQGYQPRQGGFRPRYNQGEQGYQPRQGGYGGRGYQTYQGYQPQGFRPRPAHPKYNMKKRIEYREDHIDPNEPIRLNKYLANAGVCSRREADDFILAGVVKVNGDVVMELGTKVARTDEVLFHDQPVTLEKKVYVLLNKPKDYVTTSDDPQQRKTVMDLVRNACPERIYPVGRLDRGTTGVLLLTNDGDLASKLTHPKFLKKKIYHVFLDKNVTAHDLQQIRDGITLDDGDIKADAVDYASETDKKQVGIEIHSGRNRIVRRIFESLGYRVIKLDRVQFAGLTKKNVRRGDWRFLTEKEVDMLRMGAFE, from the coding sequence ATGAGTGATCAAGAATTAAAAAATGACGCACTGTCTAACGAACAGTATGCAAGCAGCCGTGAGGACCACGCAGAAGGAGGACAGATGCCCGGTTACCGTAAAGTAGGACGTACACAGCGTCCGCGTATTCAGGCACAGCGCACTTACAACACTGAACGACCCACATTCCAGAATGATCATGACGGTTTCCGTCCGGAAGGATTCGGAGCAGGACTTCAGTCTTCCGGTTCGCAGCGTCCTTATCGTCCCCGAATGAATCCGAACACGTCTTATCAGGGTTACGGACAGCGCCAGCAAGGCGGCTATCGTCCGCACCACAGTCAGAGCGAACAAGGCTATCAGCCCCGTCAGGGCGGCTTCCGTCCGCGCTATAGTCAGGGTGAGCAAGGCTACCAGCCCCGCCAGGGTGGCTATCGTCCACGCTACAATCAGGGTGAGCAAGGCTACCAACCCCGTCAGGGCGGTTTTCGTCCACGCTACAATCAAGGTGAACAAGGCTATCAGCCCCGTCAGGGCGGCTATGGAGGAAGAGGCTATCAGACCTATCAAGGCTATCAGCCACAAGGCTTCCGTCCGCGTCCAGCCCATCCGAAATATAATATGAAGAAACGTATCGAGTATCGGGAAGACCATATCGACCCGAACGAGCCGATACGTTTGAACAAATACCTCGCAAATGCCGGTGTGTGCAGCCGCAGGGAAGCCGACGACTTCATCCTGGCAGGCGTGGTGAAAGTGAACGGCGACGTCGTTATGGAGCTGGGCACCAAGGTTGCCCGCACGGACGAAGTGCTGTTCCACGACCAGCCCGTGACACTCGAGAAGAAAGTGTATGTCCTCTTGAATAAGCCCAAGGACTATGTGACTACGAGTGACGACCCGCAGCAGCGTAAGACCGTGATGGACCTGGTGAGGAATGCCTGTCCGGAGCGTATCTATCCGGTGGGACGCTTGGACCGCGGAACGACCGGCGTGTTGCTGTTGACCAATGACGGTGACCTTGCCAGCAAGTTGACACACCCGAAATTCTTGAAGAAGAAAATCTATCACGTCTTCTTGGACAAGAACGTGACGGCACACGATTTGCAGCAGATTCGCGACGGAATCACGCTGGACGACGGCGACATCAAGGCAGACGCTGTTGACTATGCCAGCGAAACAGATAAAAAACAAGTAGGAATCGAGATTCACAGCGGAAGAAACCGCATCGTAAGACGCATCTTCGAATCGCTGGGCTATCGCGTGATAAAACTCGACCGCGTTCAGTTTGCCGGACTGACGAAGAAGAACGTGCGTCGCGGCGATTGGCGTTTCTTGACTGAAAAAGAAGTGGATATGCTCCGAATGGGTGCATTTGAGTAA